In the Sinorhizobium arboris LMG 14919 genome, one interval contains:
- a CDS encoding winged helix-turn-helix domain-containing tetratricopeptide repeat protein encodes MSRHGETVFLRPKAQALLSHLLQNTGRVVSKSELLDAVWPEVTVTEDSLTQCVRELRKALGDEAQTLVRTVSRRGYMLAVASGPDIATDAPVVAVLRFGHATGDPTDAAIADGIAEDILNGLGRFRSVTVLARNTSFAESAEARQGWQTLGNKFGAAYFVDGDIKRFSGIFHIGVRLTEASRGVQLWSDRYQAQDTEIFSVQNEIAYRIVSRLVSRLEDARLQWTSSKPTDSLAAYELVLRGTAALRGYRPQDNEDARMLFEAAVEKDPNYGVAQSYLALSRVINGGYAMASTEVLAGALDLALKGVTLAPEEPRCHRILAIVRLYLRQHAAAEQHVRRSLDLNPYDADTICQMGYLLTLRGRPLDGLAWMDRAVRLNPIHPDWYHLDRSMALYSIGEYRSAATELERVPLLGPGARVRLAVIYAQMGELELARQHLGVAVAAGFSPLDYVKNGLAFEHAADIEHVVEGVTKACAEAERSHMSSSATG; translated from the coding sequence TTGTCCCGCCACGGTGAAACCGTCTTCCTGCGGCCTAAGGCCCAAGCCCTCCTTTCTCACCTGCTCCAGAATACCGGCCGCGTCGTCTCGAAGTCGGAGCTCCTCGATGCGGTCTGGCCGGAGGTGACCGTCACCGAAGACTCGCTCACCCAATGTGTCCGCGAACTCAGAAAGGCGCTCGGCGATGAAGCGCAGACGCTTGTCCGCACGGTCTCCCGGCGAGGATATATGCTCGCGGTCGCAAGCGGTCCCGACATCGCGACGGACGCGCCCGTGGTCGCCGTTCTCCGCTTCGGTCATGCAACCGGCGATCCTACCGACGCTGCGATTGCCGACGGCATTGCCGAGGATATTCTCAACGGTCTGGGTCGATTCAGGTCCGTAACGGTGCTTGCACGGAACACAAGTTTCGCAGAGAGCGCCGAGGCACGGCAAGGTTGGCAGACGCTCGGCAACAAGTTTGGTGCCGCTTACTTCGTGGACGGCGACATCAAGCGCTTCAGCGGAATCTTCCACATCGGGGTTCGTTTGACCGAAGCCTCCCGTGGGGTCCAGCTTTGGAGTGATCGGTATCAGGCGCAGGATACCGAGATTTTCTCCGTCCAAAACGAGATCGCGTATCGAATCGTTAGCCGCCTTGTCTCCCGTCTGGAGGACGCCAGGCTGCAATGGACGTCAAGCAAGCCGACCGATAGTCTTGCCGCTTACGAATTGGTGCTTCGCGGTACCGCGGCGCTGCGCGGCTATCGGCCTCAAGACAACGAGGATGCCCGGATGTTGTTCGAAGCGGCGGTCGAAAAGGACCCGAACTACGGCGTTGCACAATCCTATCTCGCGCTGTCCCGGGTCATCAACGGCGGCTACGCCATGGCTTCCACGGAGGTGCTTGCCGGGGCGCTCGACCTCGCCCTCAAAGGCGTGACCTTGGCCCCCGAGGAGCCCCGATGCCACCGCATCTTGGCGATCGTGCGGCTGTATCTCAGGCAGCACGCCGCCGCCGAACAGCACGTCAGACGCTCGCTAGATCTCAATCCTTATGATGCCGACACCATTTGCCAAATGGGCTATCTGCTCACGCTGCGCGGCAGGCCGCTTGACGGCCTGGCTTGGATGGATCGCGCGGTTCGCCTCAACCCGATCCATCCCGATTGGTACCACCTTGATCGATCCATGGCATTGTATTCGATCGGTGAGTATAGGTCGGCGGCAACAGAACTCGAGAGGGTGCCGTTGCTCGGTCCCGGTGCCCGCGTCCGTCTCGCCGTCATCTACGCCCAGATGGGAGAACTGGAACTTGCCAGGCAGCATCTGGGCGTTGCCGTTGCGGCGGGATTTTCCCCATTGGATTATGTCAAGAATGGCCTTGCCTTCGAGCACGCGGCCGATATCGAGCATGTTGTCGAAGGCGTGACGAAGGCATGTGCCGAGGCAGAGCGAAGCCACATGTCCTCCTCGGCTACGGGATGA
- a CDS encoding phosphotransferase enzyme family protein, translated as MFDFDPLYSTSQIEAIERFIDKHYALGSPVSCQLLQRGLNDVYLASVTSGERYVFRLSHHRARGPANVKSETAFLTHLSKLGVPVAAPIPTRDGTFFLQGHAPEGVRDGVLFQAIDGREPLATDTGDAWANGKTLALLHNAAETFPADGALYQLDLEHLLHRPLARIRDSGIVEDTHVLSDLAQIAERTAAAIKVFSNLTWTYCHGDCHGFNSRINGAGEAVFFDFDDGGPGYLAYDLAVFLWAQVSFGRSLTAVWAAFVDGYQSVRAIAPDDFEAAIRFVIVRHFWLMGEYASRAREWGSNSVGWIAREMTFLRAWETERFVDRLF; from the coding sequence ATGTTTGACTTTGATCCGCTATATTCGACCTCTCAGATTGAGGCGATCGAACGCTTTATCGATAAGCACTACGCGTTGGGATCGCCGGTTTCTTGCCAATTGCTTCAACGCGGATTGAATGACGTTTACCTGGCCAGCGTGACCAGCGGCGAGCGCTATGTGTTTCGGCTTTCTCACCACCGCGCCCGCGGGCCAGCCAACGTCAAGAGCGAAACTGCATTCTTGACACACCTCTCTAAGCTGGGAGTTCCGGTCGCCGCGCCCATTCCGACACGCGACGGCACGTTTTTCCTTCAAGGGCACGCACCAGAGGGTGTGCGCGATGGTGTGCTTTTTCAGGCGATCGATGGTCGAGAACCGCTTGCGACTGACACCGGTGATGCTTGGGCCAACGGAAAGACCCTTGCGCTACTGCACAACGCCGCCGAGACATTTCCGGCTGACGGTGCGCTGTACCAGCTTGATCTGGAACATTTGCTGCATCGGCCTCTTGCCCGAATTCGCGATAGCGGAATTGTGGAAGACACGCATGTCCTCAGCGACCTTGCCCAGATTGCCGAGCGGACTGCGGCGGCTATCAAGGTGTTCAGCAATCTGACATGGACCTATTGCCACGGGGACTGCCACGGCTTCAATTCGCGTATCAATGGGGCTGGAGAAGCGGTGTTTTTCGACTTCGATGACGGAGGTCCAGGATATCTTGCGTATGACTTGGCCGTTTTTTTGTGGGCACAAGTGTCTTTCGGCCGGTCGTTGACTGCTGTGTGGGCGGCCTTCGTTGATGGATATCAGTCAGTCCGAGCAATAGCTCCTGACGATTTCGAAGCAGCTATTCGGTTTGTGATCGTCCGCCACTTTTGGCTGATGGGTGAGTACGCGAGCCGCGCGCGAGAGTGGGGGAGCAACAGTGTCGGTTGGATAGCACGGGAGATGACTTTTCTCAGGGCCTGGGAGACCGAGCGATTTGTCGACCGTCTATTCTGA
- a CDS encoding NUDIX hydrolase — translation MADIPVRCSAVSVVLLRLVEGQPEVLLLRRNHTLVGEWCQVAGAIEDGEKAWEAALREVKEETGLACDRFYSADICEQFCEADRDAISLLPVFVGFVKPQAAVVINHEHSEFRWVSFEEALIMVPFAGQRHVLRHVKAEFVDREPIRHLFITAAGVQSL, via the coding sequence ATGGCTGACATCCCCGTGCGTTGTTCCGCAGTGTCTGTCGTGCTCCTGCGCCTCGTTGAGGGTCAGCCGGAGGTCCTGCTTCTTCGCAGGAATCACACCCTGGTCGGCGAGTGGTGCCAGGTTGCAGGAGCCATCGAGGATGGCGAAAAGGCATGGGAGGCAGCTCTTCGCGAAGTCAAGGAAGAGACCGGACTGGCATGCGATCGATTTTACTCTGCCGATATTTGCGAGCAGTTCTGTGAAGCCGACCGTGACGCTATCAGCTTGCTGCCGGTCTTCGTCGGTTTCGTGAAGCCGCAGGCGGCCGTCGTCATCAATCACGAGCATAGCGAGTTTCGCTGGGTTTCGTTCGAAGAAGCGCTGATCATGGTTCCGTTCGCGGGACAGCGCCATGTGCTCAGGCACGTGAAGGCCGAATTCGTCGATCGCGAGCCGATCCGGCATCTGTTCATAACGGCGGCGGGCGTCCAGTCACTCTGA
- a CDS encoding alpha/beta hydrolase produces the protein MIGILGLHGSSQHPEFIGEFTNRLAPQQPRCNPRGTFVDGEGFTFFQRRSDRSIPPEELIALARESISAHGFVFACGLKDMLVVGYSSGAIFGTALLALAPDNFVGAILLRPQPISDDFTFPELSGKPVLIISGLHDNRREPQHASQVAEQLVAANAVVTHHALDAGHGWAPNNDDLVLARSWMDENFPT, from the coding sequence ATGATTGGTATACTTGGCTTGCACGGTTCCTCGCAGCATCCGGAGTTCATTGGCGAATTTACCAATCGGCTTGCGCCACAGCAGCCACGTTGCAACCCGCGAGGAACATTTGTGGATGGTGAAGGCTTCACCTTCTTCCAAAGGCGATCGGATCGCTCCATACCTCCCGAAGAACTTATAGCTCTCGCTAGGGAAAGCATATCTGCCCACGGTTTTGTGTTCGCTTGCGGCCTAAAAGACATGCTCGTTGTCGGGTATTCCAGCGGAGCAATTTTCGGAACCGCTCTTCTTGCGCTCGCACCGGATAATTTCGTTGGAGCTATATTGCTACGGCCACAGCCAATCTCAGATGATTTCACTTTTCCAGAATTGTCAGGCAAGCCTGTGCTTATCATTTCGGGTCTGCATGACAACAGGAGAGAGCCACAGCACGCCTCCCAAGTCGCGGAACAGCTTGTCGCCGCGAACGCAGTGGTTACCCATCACGCGCTTGATGCGGGCCATGGATGGGCCCCAAACAACGACGATCTTGTGCTCGCTCGGTCGTGGATGGATGAGAACTTCCCAACCTAA
- a CDS encoding NUDIX hydrolase, translating into MIPRKVLIYGTSSSGLLVFDEPEFSEVPIQVPGGTVDPDEDIFEAARREFHEETGLHFKSGFDHLGTTSYSFVRDGQLHTHERAYFHLKLPNDLPESWHHYEREPSGGGKPILFRFFWLDLRLARSRLGLGMEEFLHRIPA; encoded by the coding sequence ATGATACCGCGAAAGGTTCTGATTTATGGCACTTCAAGCTCGGGCCTTCTCGTCTTCGATGAGCCGGAATTTTCAGAGGTCCCGATCCAGGTTCCAGGTGGGACGGTAGATCCCGATGAAGATATTTTCGAAGCGGCACGAAGGGAGTTCCATGAGGAAACGGGTCTCCACTTCAAATCCGGCTTCGACCATCTCGGCACGACCAGCTACAGTTTCGTCCGAGATGGTCAGCTTCATACCCACGAGCGCGCTTACTTTCATCTAAAGCTTCCAAATGACCTGCCCGAGAGTTGGCACCATTATGAACGGGAGCCTTCCGGAGGCGGAAAACCAATCCTCTTTCGATTCTTCTGGCTCGACCTCCGCCTCGCCCGTTCACGGCTTGGACTTGGGATGGAAGAATTCCTTCACCGGATTCCGGCTTGA
- a CDS encoding GrpB family protein, with translation MFPVGKIEIVDWCPEWPESFRRKASAIRSALGDHALRIDHIGSTSIQGLAAKPIIDIQVSVATFEPIETLTEPLWEIGYEWRQANSELTKRYFRERPGGERTHIHIRRLGSWHEQWALLFRDYMRVHPEEHAPYVALKRALAERYRENRAAYIDGKSDHLWAIIRHADRWAADVGWTPPSSDA, from the coding sequence ATGTTCCCCGTCGGTAAAATCGAAATCGTCGACTGGTGCCCTGAGTGGCCGGAAAGTTTCCGTCGCAAGGCATCGGCCATCCGCAGCGCTTTGGGCGATCACGCCCTTCGCATAGACCATATCGGCTCGACATCGATCCAGGGTTTGGCCGCCAAGCCCATCATCGACATCCAAGTTTCGGTGGCCACCTTTGAACCGATTGAGACTCTCACGGAACCGCTGTGGGAAATCGGTTACGAGTGGCGACAGGCCAACTCCGAATTGACGAAGCGCTACTTTCGGGAGCGTCCGGGTGGCGAGCGGACACACATCCACATCCGGCGGCTCGGGAGTTGGCACGAGCAGTGGGCGCTGCTGTTTCGCGATTACATGCGTGTCCACCCGGAGGAGCATGCTCCCTACGTCGCACTGAAGCGCGCTTTGGCTGAGCGATACCGCGAAAATCGGGCAGCCTACATCGACGGAAAGTCAGACCACCTTTGGGCCATTATCCGACACGCAGACCGTTGGGCCGCGGACGTTGGTTGGACACCCCCTTCTTCCGACGCCTGA
- a CDS encoding HAD family hydrolase, whose amino-acid sequence MKVFFDVDGVLIDGWHADVTRRKPWDATIEADLGVDRDAFQLLFFGTPGNRAASPMFACVTGHRDLKEALAAVLPCTGYKGAVDDFVRYWFEKDSNINPQVFDLVRELRERGVQTFVATGQEHHRATYLWNDLGFANHFDRLFYSAEIGVPKKDPRFFEAINRTLEIGPGERPLFFDDQPEIVELASHAGWDAATFTSARNIRQHPRLRHLWSQA is encoded by the coding sequence GTGAAGGTCTTCTTTGATGTGGACGGCGTGCTGATCGACGGCTGGCATGCCGATGTTACCCGTCGCAAACCTTGGGATGCAACGATCGAAGCCGACCTGGGCGTCGACCGCGATGCGTTCCAGCTCCTGTTCTTTGGCACGCCCGGCAACCGGGCTGCCTCGCCGATGTTCGCATGTGTCACCGGACACCGTGACCTGAAGGAGGCTTTGGCAGCTGTTCTTCCCTGCACCGGGTACAAAGGCGCGGTAGATGACTTCGTGCGCTATTGGTTCGAGAAGGATTCGAACATCAATCCGCAGGTGTTCGACCTAGTCCGGGAACTGCGCGAGCGTGGGGTACAAACCTTCGTTGCGACTGGCCAGGAGCATCATCGCGCGACCTACTTGTGGAACGATCTGGGCTTTGCAAACCACTTCGATCGGCTCTTTTATAGCGCCGAGATCGGCGTGCCGAAGAAAGATCCACGCTTCTTCGAAGCCATAAATCGGACGCTCGAGATCGGCCCGGGAGAGAGACCGCTGTTCTTCGACGATCAGCCGGAAATTGTCGAGCTGGCCAGCCATGCCGGATGGGATGCGGCCACTTTCACCTCGGCACGGAACATTCGACAGCACCCGCGCCTCAGACATTTGTGGTCGCAAGCCTAG
- a CDS encoding histidine phosphatase family protein: MKDLFVVTHTQSIHHAENKVGGWYDTSLTPRGEIDARATAERLASLVGDEDAEIFSSDLLRASQTAAIIAKRLHRPVVSTADLREISYGLAGGMPSDWLAERQTAAPDDNRMDHRGGIEGAETRRDTASRVYRCVESVVERPCERQIIVTHGFALTFVIAAWIKMPLDAAGYVSFPAQPGSITHLRQDDFWKSRSVISLADISHLRPEATDG; encoded by the coding sequence ATGAAAGACCTCTTTGTCGTGACGCACACCCAATCTATCCATCACGCCGAGAACAAAGTCGGCGGCTGGTACGACACTAGCCTGACTCCTCGCGGTGAGATCGACGCCAGGGCAACGGCCGAGCGACTGGCAAGCCTCGTCGGTGACGAGGACGCCGAAATTTTCAGTTCCGACCTTTTGCGCGCATCTCAAACCGCGGCGATCATCGCGAAGCGCCTTCACCGGCCCGTCGTCTCGACCGCCGATTTGCGGGAGATCAGCTATGGCTTGGCCGGCGGAATGCCCAGCGATTGGTTGGCCGAGCGTCAGACAGCGGCACCCGACGATAATCGAATGGACCATCGCGGCGGCATCGAAGGTGCGGAAACCCGCAGAGATACTGCAAGCCGTGTCTACCGGTGCGTCGAGTCCGTCGTCGAGCGCCCGTGCGAAAGGCAGATCATCGTGACGCACGGCTTTGCGCTGACGTTCGTCATCGCCGCATGGATCAAGATGCCTCTCGATGCCGCCGGTTATGTGAGTTTCCCGGCGCAACCGGGAAGCATTACTCACCTGCGTCAGGATGACTTCTGGAAGAGCCGCTCGGTCATCAGCCTGGCCGACATATCCCACTTGAGACCGGAGGCGACAGATGGCTGA
- a CDS encoding NUDIX hydrolase, giving the protein MADIPVRCSAVSVVLLRVVEGQPEVLLLRRNHTLIGEWCQIAGAIENGEEAWEAALREVKEETGLACRQLYSADVCEQFYEADRDAISLLPVFVGFVEPQAAVVINHEHSEFRWVSFEEALIMVPFAGQRHVLRHVKAEFVDREPIRHLLITAAGVQSL; this is encoded by the coding sequence ATGGCTGACATCCCCGTGCGTTGTTCCGCAGTGTCTGTCGTGCTCCTGCGCGTCGTTGAGGGCCAGCCGGAGGTCCTGCTTCTTCGCAGGAACCACACCCTGATCGGCGAGTGGTGCCAGATTGCAGGAGCCATCGAGAATGGCGAGGAAGCCTGGGAGGCTGCTCTCCGCGAAGTCAAGGAAGAGACCGGACTGGCATGCCGACAGCTCTACTCGGCCGATGTTTGCGAGCAGTTCTATGAAGCCGACCGCGACGCTATCAGCTTGCTGCCGGTCTTCGTCGGTTTCGTGGAGCCGCAGGCGGCCGTCGTCATCAATCACGAGCATAGCGAGTTTCGCTGGGTTTCGTTCGAAGAAGCGCTGATCATGGTTCCGTTCGCGGGACAGCGCCATGTGCTCAGGCACGTGAAGGCCGAATTCGTCGATCGCGAGCCGATCCGGCATCTGCTCATAACGGCGGCGGGCGTCCAGTCACTCTGA
- a CDS encoding GNAT family N-acetyltransferase, with protein MTLTEYVFRPAAMTDLPLLRVWQSLPHVREWWDNDEPFDEEELRDSRVSRWIVELNGKSFAYMQDYSVHGWEEHHFGHLPPGSRGIDQYIGDPAMMGCGHGTAFIRQRMHELFAAGVPVIAVDPHPANTRAITVYGKLGFRIAGVERETPWGFILPMEARAPRRDE; from the coding sequence ATGACATTAACAGAGTATGTTTTTCGACCCGCAGCAATGACCGACTTGCCCCTGCTCCGGGTGTGGCAAAGCCTCCCACACGTTCGAGAATGGTGGGACAATGACGAGCCTTTCGACGAAGAAGAGTTGCGTGATTCCCGCGTTTCAAGATGGATTGTCGAACTGAACGGCAAGTCATTCGCATACATGCAGGACTATTCGGTTCATGGATGGGAAGAGCATCATTTCGGGCACCTTCCGCCTGGATCGCGCGGGATAGACCAGTACATTGGTGATCCAGCGATGATGGGGTGCGGCCATGGCACAGCCTTCATTCGGCAAAGGATGCACGAATTGTTTGCCGCTGGCGTTCCCGTAATCGCCGTCGATCCGCATCCGGCGAACACAAGGGCCATCACAGTCTATGGGAAGCTCGGATTTCGGATTGCCGGAGTAGAACGGGAAACGCCATGGGGTTTCATTCTACCAATGGAGGCCCGAGCACCTCGGCGGGACGAATGA
- a CDS encoding VOC family protein, with protein MTLMRIDHIQLAMPAGQEDVARAFYRDLLGLSEVAKPPHLAVRGGCWFEINEVRLHLGVDPDFVPARKAHPGFVVDNLDALCSALQAAGYETAHDQPLEGFMRQYVSDPFGNRIELMQVTGS; from the coding sequence ATGACACTGATGAGGATCGACCATATTCAGCTCGCCATGCCTGCTGGACAGGAAGATGTCGCCCGTGCGTTCTATCGCGACCTACTCGGCCTATCGGAAGTGGCAAAGCCACCCCATCTCGCAGTTCGGGGAGGCTGCTGGTTCGAGATCAACGAAGTAAGACTTCATCTCGGTGTTGACCCTGATTTCGTTCCGGCGAGAAAGGCTCACCCTGGTTTTGTCGTTGACAACCTTGATGCTCTATGTTCCGCGCTGCAAGCGGCAGGCTATGAGACAGCCCATGACCAGCCGCTTGAGGGCTTTATGCGGCAATATGTCAGTGATCCCTTCGGCAATCGCATAGAGTTGATGCAGGTGACCGGAAGTTAA
- a CDS encoding CBS domain-containing protein: MLARDIMSKKVLSISPDHSVSHAARTMLEHGISGLPVCDERDKLAGMLSEGDLLRRTELGSASWRGIAGIGPKPEAFIKRHSWRVGDVMTQPVVTVDEDVPVDRVAELMAAKGIKRTPVMRGEEMVGIISRSDILRAIAGFVPDVVAAGDEAVRRAVLARLCSDLGLDRATIDVTIENGNVNLWGNVESEALREAARVAAETISGAGGVRNRLRIVAT; encoded by the coding sequence ATGCTGGCCAGAGACATTATGAGCAAAAAGGTGCTGTCGATAAGCCCCGATCACAGTGTAAGCCATGCAGCGCGCACGATGCTTGAGCACGGGATAAGCGGACTGCCCGTATGCGACGAGCGAGATAAGCTCGCCGGCATGTTGTCGGAGGGCGATTTGTTGCGGCGTACAGAGCTGGGATCGGCTTCGTGGCGCGGCATTGCGGGCATCGGACCGAAGCCGGAGGCGTTCATCAAGAGGCATAGCTGGCGCGTCGGCGACGTGATGACGCAGCCTGTTGTCACCGTTGATGAAGACGTGCCCGTTGACCGCGTCGCCGAACTCATGGCCGCCAAAGGTATCAAGCGAACTCCGGTCATGCGAGGGGAAGAGATGGTGGGCATCATCAGCCGCAGCGACATCCTTCGTGCGATTGCCGGCTTTGTGCCTGATGTTGTTGCTGCCGGTGATGAAGCGGTGCGGCGGGCCGTCCTGGCGCGGCTTTGTTCCGATCTCGGACTCGACAGGGCGACGATAGACGTGACGATCGAGAACGGAAACGTCAATTTGTGGGGAAATGTCGAAAGCGAAGCGCTGCGCGAGGCGGCCCGTGTCGCCGCCGAGACGATCAGCGGTGCTGGGGGCGTCAGGAACAGGCTGCGTATCGTTGCGACCTGA